One segment of Brassica napus cultivar Da-Ae chromosome C3, Da-Ae, whole genome shotgun sequence DNA contains the following:
- the LOC106381238 gene encoding protein DMR6-LIKE OXYGENASE 1-like yields MGVLDEAFIQAPEHRPKTHLTNSGDYILSNEIPTIDLSSLQDPHCDKTALAAEIAEACMRWGFFQVINHGLSLDLMRRVEKTVAEFFSLTLEEKRRVKRDEVNPMGYHDGEHTKNVRDWKEIFDFFLQDSTTVPATTEPEDTELRKLTNPWPQNPSDFREVCQEYAREVEKLAFKLLELISISLGLPGDRLTGYFKDQTSFLRFNHYPPCPNPELALGVGRHADAGVITVLAQDSVGGLQVSRRSDGQWFSVKPNPDAFIINIGNCMQVWTNDKYWSAEHRVVVNSSKERFSMPFFLFPSHDTNIEPLKELISEDNPPCYKKYNWGKFFAARNRSDYKKLQTESIQIDRFKAA; encoded by the exons ATGGGAGTACTCGACGAAGCTTTTATCCAAGCTCCAGAACACAGACCCAAAACTCATCTCACAAACTCCGGTGACTACATTCTCTCCAACGAGATCCCGACCATCGATCTCTCCTCTCTCCAAGACCCACACTGCGACAAGACAGCGCTAGCGGCAGAGATTGCAGAAGCATGCATGAGATGGGGCTTTTTCCAGGTGATCAACCATGGTTTGTCGTTGGACTTAATGCGTAGGGTGGAGAAGACGGTGGCCGAGTTTTTCAGTCTAACGttggaggagaagagaagagtgaAAAGAGATGAAGTGAACCCTATGGGTTATCACGACGGAGAACATACCAAAAACGTTAGAGACTGGAAAGAGATTTTCGATTTCTTTCTGCAGGACTCGACGACGGTTCCGGCGACTACAGAGCCGGAAGATACCGAGCTCAGGAAGCTGACTAACCCGTGGCCTCAAAACCCTTCCGACTTCAG AGAGGTGTGCCAAGAATATGCAAGAGAAGTTGAGAAGTTAGCTTTCAAGCTTTTGGaacttatctccattagcttgGGTCTACCCGGTGATCGGTTAACAGGTTACTTCAAGGACCAAACAAGCTTTTTGCGGTTTAACCATTACCCTCCTTGCCCGAACCCGGAGCTAGCATTAGGCGTTGGACGCCACGCAGACGCAGGAGTTATAACCGTCTTGGCACAAGATAGTGTGGGTGGGTTACAAGTGAGCCGTAGATCAGATGGACAATGGTTCTCTGTGAAACCCAACCCTGATGCTTTCATCATTAACATTGGCAACTGCATGCAG GTATGGACAAATGACAAGTATTGGAGTGCAGAACATAGAGTGGTAGTGAATTCAAGCAAAGAGAGATTCTCAATGCCATTCTTCCTTTTCCCATCCCACGATACCAACATTGAGCCATTGAAGGAGCTTATAAGCGAAGACAACCCGCCTTGTTACAAAAAGTACAATTGGGGCAAGTTCTTTGCTGCAAGAAACAGAAGTGATTACAAGAAGCTCCAAACTGAGAGCATCCAGATTGATCGCTTCAAGGCCGCTTAA